AAAGGCACCCGTGTTCTTTATGTATTGTTTCTGTTTTGGTTCCGTAGAGTAATTTTATTTTTGGAGTTCTTAAATCTCCAGTAATATGTGTATTATATTTTACAATAGTTTTGCATTTGGTCTTTTCTACCAAATAATTAATTTCATTGTCGTTTAAATTCTTTTTAACGATTAAAATATCGCCTATTTTTTGATATTTTGGTGTTTTAAATTCCATATTTTCACGTAAATTATAATTTAAGATTAAAATTAATTTAAAAATTTAAAAAAAGAATTGTTTATTTTCCAAGCGCTTCTGCAATTTTTAATCCAAATTCTTTTGCAGCGTCAGGATTTCTTCCAGTAATTACTTTTCCATCCACAATTACAGCTTCGTCCAGGTAAATTGCTCCGTTTTGCTGTAAAACTGCAATAGATTCATCATCTGGAAATACTGTTACTTTTTTACCATTTAAAAGTCCCGCTTGTGCTAGAACTGCTGGCGAAATGCATATTGCGGCGGTAACTTTTCCCTGTTTATTAAATTCTTTTAAAAGTTCAAGTAATTTTTCGTTATTCCAGAGGAAATCTCGTGAACCCCCTCCCCCAACAATAACTATCGCATCAAAATCGTTTGAATTTACTTCTTCAATCGTTTTTGTTGTTGTCATTACTTTGCCCATAACTCCCTTATGCTGTCCGATTGTAGTTGAAACTACCTGTGTAGCAATATTTTTGCTCTGAAATACCTGTAAAGGTTCAAAAAGTTCTTCATCCCTAAATCTTTCTGGTGCAATAACCATTACTATGGTCACGAAAATCCCTCCTTCTTCGCTTCAATATTTAAACATATATATCTTAATTTATAAAAACGTAAATAATGTAAATGCAAATTACTATTAAAAAGTACAATATTTGAACCATTTGTGAAAAAATGAACTTTAATTCGATAAAAGCAGATTACAAAAAATTAATAATTTCTATTGCCCTAGATATTGTTGGTATGGCCACATATTTAATCCCAGGACTTGGAGAATCTGGAGATTTAGTATGGGCCCCAATATATGCGTTAATTATTAGAAATTTATACCATTCATCAATTTTGGGAATTTTGGGGGGATTTGAAGAAATTTTAATTGGAACGGATGCAATTCCTTCAGCCACGATATTTTGGATACTTGAAACGCTCGGAATCATCAAAAATAAAGAATTTCAGGAAATTTACAAATAAAGGGATATTCTATGGATACAATTTTTAAATACATCAATGAAAATTATGGCCATATAAAAAATAAAGGTTTAAAAGTCGCAGAACTTGGAATTGGATTTTATTTCGATAACGCTAAAAAGTTAAAAGATTCCGGCTTTGAGGTAATTGTTATCGATATAAACAAAAATGCAGTTTTGGATGCTAAAGAAACCGGATTAAATGCATTTTATGATGATTTATTTAATCCAGATCTTAAAATTTATAAAAATGTTGGATTAATTTACTCGTTTAGGCCTCCAAGAGATCTTCAACCATTTATTTTAGAAATTGCAAAAAAAATAAACTGTAATTTAATTGTAAAAGCACTCAGCGGCGAAGAACCAATTGAAGAATTAAAACTCGTAAATTACAAAGGAAAACCAATTTACGTGTGGAAAAGGGATTAAAATGGATATTTTAAAAGAACTTCCGATAACTGACAACCATATCCATATCGATCCAGTAAATGGACTCGGGCCAGAAAAAGTTGCAAAGACATTTAAAAATGCAGGTGGAAAAGTGATGATTATACCAAATAAACCTGCATTTAGTACCAATTTGACCAAAACAATGGATGAAATGATCTCGATAATCGAAAAAGTAAGGGAAAATGGGGTACTTGCATTTGGAATTTTGGGCGTTCACCCTGCAGAATTAACAGTAATGATTAAAAATGGAATCGAACTTGAAACTGCCAAACATTACATGATAGATGCACTTGATTATGCAAAAAATATGGTTTTGGAAAATGATTTTTTAATTGGAATTGGTGAAGTTGGAAGGCCGCATTATGAAGTTGAAGAAAAAATATGGGATGCATCAAATGAAATTCTAACTTATTCGATGGAAATTGCAAAAGATATCGATTGCGCAGTGCAAATACATGCTGAGAGTGCATCAAAAGAACAGTTTTTTGAATTTGCAGAAATGGCAAAATCGGTGAAACTTTCTCCAGAAAAAGTTACAAAACATCACTCTTCAGATATGGTTTTAGAAGGCGAAGAATTTGGAATTTTTCCATCAATTGTTGCTTCAAAACCAATTGATACTGCAATTGAAAAATCTACCCGATTTTTAATGGAAACCGACTATATCGATGATTTAAAAAGACCAGGGGTTGTTCTTGGAATAAGAACGGTGCCAAGAAAAACCAGACAGTTACTTGAAAATGAAATAATTGATGAAGAAAAATGCTTTAAAATCCATAAAGAAAACGTAGAAAAAGTTTATGAAATTGAAATCGAATTTTAGAACGGAATTAAAAAGTCGAGTATCCTATCTCCAATTATTGGAGTTACTAAATACGATAGGGTTATTGGAATTATGAGTGGAATCTGTGGTGTAACCCAGATTTCTTCTTCGTCAGCATATTTTGAAAAGTCTTCGTCATCTGCTGCAGGGAAGAAATTTATCTTGTCATTTTGGCCCATTATAAGTCTTTTTTGCTCTTTTGCATTTTTTACTTTCATTTTTTCTCCAAAAAACATTAAAATAACGTCTTTACCGGTTTTTGGTCTTGCACCATTCAATATATTTCTAAATAATATAACAAACGGCAAAAACACCATGAAAAATATTCCGTTTATGAAAACCATTATTGGAAAAGTGGGCAAATAATTTAAGTTTAAAAGTGTTCCAAGGGACGTATAAATTGGCATCTGAAATTTTGGAACTAATGCACCAAGCCCAATTAGCATCTTTCCGTCTCCACCACCAATTCCGGATAAAAACATCATGTATCCAAGAATAAAGCATATTACAAATCCTGAAATTGAATTTATCAAAATTGAATAATCTGAAAGCGTAATTGATGAATAAATTGCAAATAAAATCCCAAATACTGCTAAAAAAATCCATATGTAGTCTTCAATTTCTCGACTTCTAAAATCCATAACTGAAGCTATGATTAATCCTAGCGCTCCAATAACATATTCTATCAAATTATCGCCCTCTACGTTAATTAATTGAAATTATGTAAAATTATTCGTTATTCGTATTTACGGATTTTAAAACCCTGTATCCGCCAGATATCGTGACTGTTTCAACGTTTCCATAAATTTCTTCCATGTATTTAGTAAGTGACTTTGCACCATGCTTTGTTTGGATAACTACCCAGATCGATCCATTTTCATTTAAAAGTTCGTGACCTTTTGAAATAATTTTGTGTATTAACTCTTTCCCTGCTTTTATCGGAGGATTTGAAATAATTACACTGTATTTTTTATTTTTTACTTTCTCGTATAAGTCCCCTTGGAAAACCTCGATATTTTTCTCAGATTTTCCATTTAATTTTACATTTTTTCTTGTGAGGCTAACAGAACGGTTATTTACATCAGTCATTGTAACTGAATTAACCTCATCTGCAATTGAAATCCCGATAACCCCGTATCCACATCCAACATCTAAAACATTGTCGGATTTTAAGAGTTCCAATTCTTCGACAAGTATTATGGTCCCCTTGTCGATTTTTTTTGGAGAAAAAACTCCACTATCAGTCTTGAATGAAAATTTTTTTCCTCGAAGTATACCTGAAACTGTGGATTCATCATGTTTTGAATCCGGATTTTCTGAAAAATAGTGCATGAAATTTCAACTCTTGATTACAATTAACTATTATTTAGGAATATTTTAAATATAAGATGTATATTAAATTTTATCTTCAATTGTATTTTTGATTGTTTCAATGTTTTTAGTGGTGGTACTATGGATTTATTAACACTTTGGAATTTAGAGCGAGAAGAAGTTTTAAAAATTATTGAAGATGCTGAATACTTTAAGAAAAATAGATGCGGCCATGATATCTTGAAAAACAAGAGTATTGCCTTGATTTTTGAGAGCCCATCTACCAGAACCAGAATGAGTTTTGATCTTGCAGTACACGAACTTGGGGGGCACTCCTTGATGATGAATGAAGGAGAAATCCACCTTGGAAAAAAAGAAAGCATTGCTGACACTGCACGAGTTATGAGCAGATTTGTTGATGCGATCGTTGCTAGAGTTAAAAGTCACAAAACACTGGAAGATCTTGCAGAATATGGAAGTGTTCCAGTAATTAATGCACTTTGCGACCTTGCACACCCTTGCCAGATTTTAGCAGACTTACTCACAATGAAAGAAAATGGCAAAGACTTCAAAGGACTAAAATTAGCATACTTTGGAGACGGAAACAATGTATCAAACTCTTTGATGATTGCAGGTGCAATTTTAGGAATGGATGTTGTTATTGCAACCCCTAGAAGCTATGAACCAAGCGGACTTTTCGTTAAAAAAGCCCTTGAAATAATTGCAAAATATGGGGAAGGAAGTTTAACCTTAACTGACGATCCAGAAATCGCTGCAAAAGATGCAGATGTGTTATATACTGATGTATGGATCAGCATGAACGACAAAAATAAAAATTTAGAAGAAATCTTAAAAATATTCCCTAAATTCCAGATAAATGCTGAACTTTTATCAAAAGCAAAAGAAGATGCAATAGTACTTCACTGCCTTCCTGCAAACAGGGGTTTTGAAATTACTGATGAAGTAATCGATGGAAAACAGTCCAAAGTATTCGATCAAGCTGAAAATAGGCTACATGCTCAAAAATCAGTTTTGAAATACATTTTTGAACACTAAATTATTTTACTTTTATTTTTTAATTTTCAATAATTTCAGGAACTTTACTTTTTTCGATTGTAACAATTATTACAGAAACTAAAATTAAAATGCTACCAAAACCAATTTTAAAGCTAATTACTTCATTTAATAAGATTATCCCTAGAATTATACTCACTATTGGTTCGAGTGTGCTTAATATCGCAGTATTAGATGGACCTATCAATTTTATTCCTTCTAAAAATGCAATCAATGCCACAACCGTACAGAATACCGATATAATCCCAATTGAAACATAACTTGAAAATGCCATATTTAATGTTAAACTATTTGTAAATAGGCCATAAATAAAAAGTAAGACTGAAGATAAAATTGATAGATAAAATATGGTTATATACGAGTCTATTTTTGAATACCTGCATTTTCCAGCAGAAACAATGTATCCTGCATAAACTAAACCTGAACCTGCTGCAAGTAATACTCCATAGATATCAAAACCTGCACAGTTGCCGCCAACTAAACAGTACATTCCTAAAAATGAAAAAATAAGTGCGAAAGCTTTATTTATTCCCAGCTTTTCCTTAAAAATGATTAACATTAATAATGTAACGGTTACAGGATAGATGAAGTGTAATGTGGTTGCAACACCTGTTGGTATGGAATTATAAGCTTCGTAAAGAAATACTGTGTTTAAAGCGTACAAAAATGCGCCGTAAAATAAAATTTCTACAAAATTATGTTTTGAAATTTTTAAGCTTATTTTTTTAAATTTTAAAAATACATATAAAATTAATCCTGCAATCAAAAAACGAAACATTAATGTAGTAACTGCATTTGCTCCGCCATCGTATGCAAATTTAGTTAAAAAAGGCATTATGCCGAATGCAACGGATGAATAAATTGTATATGCAGTTCCTTTTACTTTGTTCATCGTATAACTCGCGAATATCATTTGAAACTAGTGATAAATCGCTTTAGGTATATAAATATTGCTGGCATGCATAAAAATTATCGTTCAAATGCGCCATTTAACTTTTTTTCAATTTTCCACGAGCTTATCGAGATTATCGACACCAATACCAGATATATGGGCCCGATTGTTAAATATATTTCAAAAGGTCGTGATGTTCTCGTGTAAATGAGCTGCCCTATCCTCGTAAGTTCAGTAATTGCAAGAACAGATATTAAAGAACTTTCTTTTAAGAGCGATGAAAATGAATTTACTAGTGGGGGAATAGTTATCCGGAACGCTTGTGGAAGCACAATGTAAACCATACTTTCAATTTTACTCATTCCAAGTGATTCTGCAGCCTAAAACTGTCTCACTGGAACGGATTGTATCACGACTCGTATTATCTCTGAAATATATGCCCCACCATTTAGTGAAAGTCCGAGAACTGCTCAAAAGTACTCGACATTACGATTCCAACTGATTGCAGTCCATAGTATATGAAAAAAAGCTGGATTAAAAGAGGAGTTCCCCTAAAAACTTCAACGTATGCCATTAAAATCAGATTTAAAGTTTTTGAAAAATTCATTGCACGTATGGAACCCACTAAAACCGCAATAACAACTGCCAATAAAAAAGACATTATCGTTATGTTAAGGGTAACAAAAACAGCATCGATAATGAAAGGAATATTGTTATAAACAAGGTAAAATTTCATAAAAACACCAAAATTAGTTTAAAAGTTTAGAAAATTATTCTAAAATTAACCATTTGTCTTGGATTTCGTCGTACATTCCATTTTCTTTTATTTTTGAAAGTGCTTCGTTTAATTTAGCGGTCAATTCTTTAGCACCTTCTTTTTGAACCATTGCGATTTCTGCAGAAGCTACGGGAGTATCGAGAACTTTTAAATCAGGACATTTTGAAATTTCAGATAATGCGTATGTGTATCCTACAAAAACTGCGTCAGATCTGTTATTTTGAAGATCAATCATTGCTTCAGGATTGTAATTATATCTTTTTATTTCTTGTATTCCCGAAAGTGCGTCAACTGCTTGTTCACTACCAAAACCGAGCTGTACACCAACTATTTTTCCAGATAAATCTGAAACACTGGTAATTTCATTGTTATCAATTCTTACAACAATTACATCGTTTAATTCGTAGTAAACGTCACTCATTTCTACATTTTCGACAGATGCTTCTTTTTTAGACATACAGGTGATTAATGTATCGTAATCCCCTTTTGAAAGTCCGCCTAAAAGTGCTTGCCATTCAGCATCGATAATTTCAACTTCAACACCCAATTCTTCACCGAGTGCTTTTGCAAGATCTACATCAAAACCTTCGATTTCGCCAGTTGTTTCATTTCTTGATTCAAATGGGGGCCACGTAGCACAAAAACCTACTTTTAATACGCCATTTTCTTCGACATTTTTCCAAGAAAGATCTTCATCAATTTGAGCTTCAGAACTGGAAACACAGCCTGAAAACATTAAAACTGTTCCAATAATAAGAATTAAAAGTTTGTTATTCATGTAATCATTGCCAGATATTTAGTTTAGAGATATTTAGTTTAGAGATATTTAGTTTAGAGATATTTAGTTTAGATATTAAAATATATATTAGTAATTGAAAAATTATCTAATAATTAAACTATATTGTAAATTTATTAATAGCCATTGAAATAAAAAAATAAGAATTTATAAACTTTAAAAAAGTAAAAATTGGATTATATAAATTTTTTTAAGTGGTTGAGAGAATCTTCAATATTTTCTTCATATATTGCGGTGCATTTTATTGCTATTTCATTTTCTTTAAGTATTTTTAGGATTTCATCATAAATATTCCTTTTTCGGAGACCATTTCTAATTTTTCAAGTTTTTCGGCCATATTCCCATTGCTCGAATATCCGCCCCATTCTTTTGAAGAGCATGTTTCGTATATCCCACAACTTGGGCTTTTATCAATCCCCACTAAAAGAGATACTTCGTAACCGTTTTTTATATAATCAAGAACTTGTTCTAAAATCGGCTGAAATAATTTTCTAGTTATTTTTCTAAAATGGGGGTATGAAAATGCTCTTTAACATGTCCCCATCTTTTTATACCATATATTGCCATTTCAGGACAGGTAACTGGATAATTCCAAAACCTTCGTCCATCAGGTAATTTACAACATTCCGTAAAGCACCACCGTACTCAGAAAGGCATTCGACTTTTGAATTACAGTTTAAAATACAGTGCGCTACGAGTGCTATTTTCTTGTTTCTGTTCATTATATCCCTTAAATTACGCCTTTTGTACTAACAATCCCTTTTCTTTCGTCTACATGTGTTGCCATATCCATTGCAACCCCAAATGCCTTAAAGAGGGCTTCAACTTTGTGGTGTTCGTTTTCACCAGTCACTTCAAAATGTAAGTTTATTTTTGCATTGTTTGAGAACGATTCAAAAAAGTGTACAACATTTTCCGTTGAAAAATTACCTATTTTTTCAGTGTTTGGCGTATAATTTCCAACAACGTAAGGCCTACCGCCAATATCAATAGATACTGTTGCCTTTGCTTCATCCATTGGAATTATTGCCCACCCAAATCTTTTGATGTTCTTTTTTTCCATATTTTCAAAAGCTTTTCCAAGAACAATGCCCACATCTTCCACCGTGTGGTGATCATCAATTTCTAAATCCCCTA
This Methanococcus maripaludis C5 DNA region includes the following protein-coding sequences:
- a CDS encoding class I SAM-dependent methyltransferase, with product MHYFSENPDSKHDESTVSGILRGKKFSFKTDSGVFSPKKIDKGTIILVEELELLKSDNVLDVGCGYGVIGISIADEVNSVTMTDVNNRSVSLTRKNVKLNGKSEKNIEVFQGDLYEKVKNKKYSVIISNPPIKAGKELIHKIISKGHELLNENGSIWVVIQTKHGAKSLTKYMEEIYGNVETVTISGGYRVLKSVNTNNE
- the flaK gene encoding preflagellin peptidase FlaK encodes the protein MIEYVIGALGLIIASVMDFRSREIEDYIWIFLAVFGILFAIYSSITLSDYSILINSISGFVICFILGYMMFLSGIGGGDGKMLIGLGALVPKFQMPIYTSLGTLLNLNYLPTFPIMVFINGIFFMVFLPFVILFRNILNGARPKTGKDVILMFFGEKMKVKNAKEQKRLIMGQNDKINFFPAADDEDFSKYADEEEIWVTPQIPLIIPITLSYLVTPIIGDRILDFLIPF
- a CDS encoding DJ-1/PfpI family protein; this translates as MTIVMVIAPERFRDEELFEPLQVFQSKNIATQVVSTTIGQHKGVMGKVMTTTKTIEEVNSNDFDAIVIVGGGGSRDFLWNNEKLLELLKEFNKQGKVTAAICISPAVLAQAGLLNGKKVTVFPDDESIAVLQQNGAIYLDEAVIVDGKVITGRNPDAAKEFGLKIAEALGK
- a CDS encoding ABC transporter substrate-binding protein; translation: MNNKLLILIIGTVLMFSGCVSSSEAQIDEDLSWKNVEENGVLKVGFCATWPPFESRNETTGEIEGFDVDLAKALGEELGVEVEIIDAEWQALLGGLSKGDYDTLITCMSKKEASVENVEMSDVYYELNDVIVVRIDNNEITSVSDLSGKIVGVQLGFGSEQAVDALSGIQEIKRYNYNPEAMIDLQNNRSDAVFVGYTYALSEISKCPDLKVLDTPVASAEIAMVQKEGAKELTAKLNEALSKIKENGMYDEIQDKWLILE
- a CDS encoding UPF0146 family protein, whose translation is MDTIFKYINENYGHIKNKGLKVAELGIGFYFDNAKKLKDSGFEVIVIDINKNAVLDAKETGLNAFYDDLFNPDLKIYKNVGLIYSFRPPRDLQPFILEIAKKINCNLIVKALSGEEPIEELKLVNYKGKPIYVWKRD
- a CDS encoding DMT family transporter; this translates as MNKVKGTAYTIYSSVAFGIMPFLTKFAYDGGANAVTTLMFRFLIAGLILYVFLKFKKISLKISKHNFVEILFYGAFLYALNTVFLYEAYNSIPTGVATTLHFIYPVTVTLLMLIIFKEKLGINKAFALIFSFLGMYCLVGGNCAGFDIYGVLLAAGSGLVYAGYIVSAGKCRYSKIDSYITIFYLSILSSVLLFIYGLFTNSLTLNMAFSSYVSIGIISVFCTVVALIAFLEGIKLIGPSNTAILSTLEPIVSIILGIILLNEVISFKIGFGSILILVSVIIVTIEKSKVPEIIEN
- the argF gene encoding ornithine carbamoyltransferase, which codes for MDLLTLWNLEREEVLKIIEDAEYFKKNRCGHDILKNKSIALIFESPSTRTRMSFDLAVHELGGHSLMMNEGEIHLGKKESIADTARVMSRFVDAIVARVKSHKTLEDLAEYGSVPVINALCDLAHPCQILADLLTMKENGKDFKGLKLAYFGDGNNVSNSLMIAGAILGMDVVIATPRSYEPSGLFVKKALEIIAKYGEGSLTLTDDPEIAAKDADVLYTDVWISMNDKNKNLEEILKIFPKFQINAELLSKAKEDAIVLHCLPANRGFEITDEVIDGKQSKVFDQAENRLHAQKSVLKYIFEH
- a CDS encoding TatD family hydrolase → MDILKELPITDNHIHIDPVNGLGPEKVAKTFKNAGGKVMIIPNKPAFSTNLTKTMDEMISIIEKVRENGVLAFGILGVHPAELTVMIKNGIELETAKHYMIDALDYAKNMVLENDFLIGIGEVGRPHYEVEEKIWDASNEILTYSMEIAKDIDCAVQIHAESASKEQFFEFAEMAKSVKLSPEKVTKHHSSDMVLEGEEFGIFPSIVASKPIDTAIEKSTRFLMETDYIDDLKRPGVVLGIRTVPRKTRQLLENEIIDEEKCFKIHKENVEKVYEIEIEF
- the hisB gene encoding imidazoleglycerol-phosphate dehydratase HisB — protein: MRAFKVTRDTNETKIHLELNIDGTGKYAIKTGIAFFDHVLSSFAKHGAFDLKLDVLGDLEIDDHHTVEDVGIVLGKAFENMEKKNIKRFGWAIIPMDEAKATVSIDIGGRPYVVGNYTPNTEKIGNFSTENVVHFFESFSNNAKINLHFEVTGENEHHKVEALFKAFGVAMDMATHVDERKGIVSTKGVI